One Arachis hypogaea cultivar Tifrunner chromosome 18, arahy.Tifrunner.gnm2.J5K5, whole genome shotgun sequence genomic window, TGTTATCTTTCTTAGGGTTGTTTTGTTTCCGTTACATTGTGAAGGAGTAAATTTATCTTGACTTGTGTTAAAATCACTAGTAATTTTTGCTGGCAATCAACACCTTAAGTCAGCATCTGAAAACAAGATGAATAAGTAGTGAACACTGAATTGAATCTGAATCAGATCTTGTAGAATTCATTCTTTGGCGTTGATTAAGATATGGAAGCGTCGTTTTTCCGTTTTCTGAAGATTGTTGGAGTTGGATACAAAGCTAGAGCGGAAGCTCAAGGTCGGTTATTGTATCTGAAACTTGGATACAGCCATGAGGTTGAATTGGCGGTGCCGCCGGCGGTGCGTGTGTTCTGCTTCAAGAACAATGTGGTTTGCTGCACCGGAATTGACAAGCAAAGGGTGCACCAGTTTGCTGCCACAGTGCGCAATTGCAAGCCTCCTGAAGTTTACAAAGGGAAAGGTATAATGTACATTGATGAAGTCATCAAGAAGAAGCAAGGAAAGAAATCTAAATGATTTGCCACACCAAACATAACATATGATCCATCCATTTTGTATCAGGTAGAGATAACTGTTAAATAATCCTCTTTTGTTTGTCTTCTGTACTTCTATTAATTGGTTTTGATCAATTTATTAGTTTTGTGATTTTAGAATTTGCTTGAATCAATTGTCATTACTGGTTCTCTTTTCTTGCTGCCTCTGCCTTGGTTATAATAACCAACTTTAGCTAAAGTAACAGTGAACTTGATTGTTCTTTTAGAAGAGGGGAAAATTCACTAATTTGGTTAAAGCAACAAAAGAGGATAGTTTCTTACTTTCTTTAGCTTTaacaataaagtaaaataaaataatatcacgGTAAAGTGTAGTGTGTAATTTCTTATTTTTGCTGTAAAATGTCAAAATAGTGTGGATTTATTGGTGGAAACCAAAGTCTTGATGGTGCCTTGGTCATGGCAAGAGCTGCATTG contains:
- the LOC112769336 gene encoding large ribosomal subunit protein uL6m — protein: MEASFFRFLKIVGVGYKARAEAQGRLLYLKLGYSHEVELAVPPAVRVFCFKNNVVCCTGIDKQRVHQFAATVRNCKPPEVYKGKGIMYIDEVIKKKQGKKSK